The following proteins are encoded in a genomic region of Gemmatimonadota bacterium:
- a CDS encoding hotdog fold domain-containing protein, with translation MPRNDSPGQRLLSTHRALSRFPGGRWLFTQLVKWMVPYTGSVNPRVEVLEPGHARISIRQRRRLEQHLGSIHAVALINVAEFASGGAMMTMLPPGYRGIVTKLSIEYFKKARGTVTAESRVTLPDLTVEAEYDFTSDITDESGALVARATVRWRLGPTKTS, from the coding sequence ATGCCAAGAAACGACTCGCCCGGCCAGCGCCTGCTCAGCACGCACCGTGCCCTCTCCCGATTTCCCGGCGGACGGTGGCTGTTCACGCAGCTCGTGAAGTGGATGGTGCCCTACACCGGCTCGGTCAATCCACGGGTCGAAGTCCTTGAACCGGGGCACGCGCGCATCAGCATCCGCCAGCGCCGGCGGCTGGAACAGCACTTGGGCTCCATTCACGCCGTGGCACTGATCAACGTGGCTGAGTTCGCGAGTGGCGGTGCGATGATGACGATGCTCCCACCGGGGTATCGCGGCATCGTCACCAAGCTGTCGATTGAGTATTTCAAGAAGGCGCGCGGCACCGTGACCGCCGAAAGCCGCGTCACACTCCCCGACCTCACGGTGGAAGCCGAGTACGATTTTACCTCCGACATTACCGACGAATCGGGCGCGCTCGTAGCGCGCGCCACAGTCCGCTGGCGTCTCGGGCCCACCAAAACATCATGA
- a CDS encoding nitronate monooxygenase: MTATAFTRHAGIEVPLICGPMYPCSNPELIAAVSEAGGIGIVQPISLTYVYGYEYREGLRRIRQLTNKPIGFNALVEAGSSLYHERMVKWVDIALEEGVRFFITSLGNPKWVCDRVHAVGGVVYHDVTDKRWALKGLDGGADGLIAVNNRAGGHTGGATPQQLFEDLASLGVPLVSAGGVGQPSEFVEQLTLGYAGVQLGTRFIATPECIASDAYKQAIVNAVESDITLTERLTGVPVSVITTDYVRRLGTKAGPFARWMLRGRRTKRWARTWFALNAVRKMKTSLNQGVGEAEYWQAGRSVAGIHAIEPAAQIVAEFAAAAAAAGV; encoded by the coding sequence ATGACTGCCACCGCTTTTACTCGACACGCCGGCATCGAAGTACCGCTCATTTGCGGTCCGATGTATCCGTGCAGCAATCCGGAACTCATCGCGGCCGTCAGTGAAGCGGGTGGCATTGGCATCGTGCAGCCCATCTCGCTCACGTATGTGTACGGCTACGAATACCGCGAAGGGCTCCGTCGCATTCGCCAACTCACCAACAAACCCATTGGCTTCAATGCGCTGGTTGAGGCGGGCTCGAGTCTCTACCACGAGCGCATGGTGAAGTGGGTGGATATTGCACTCGAAGAAGGCGTCCGCTTTTTCATCACGTCGCTTGGGAATCCCAAGTGGGTGTGCGACCGTGTGCACGCCGTGGGCGGCGTGGTGTACCACGACGTGACCGACAAACGCTGGGCCCTCAAGGGGCTCGACGGTGGCGCCGACGGACTCATTGCGGTGAACAATCGTGCCGGCGGCCACACGGGTGGTGCCACCCCGCAGCAACTGTTCGAAGACCTTGCGTCACTCGGCGTGCCGCTCGTCTCCGCCGGCGGCGTGGGACAACCGTCGGAGTTTGTGGAGCAACTCACACTCGGCTATGCGGGCGTGCAGCTCGGCACGCGCTTCATTGCCACGCCGGAGTGCATTGCGAGCGACGCCTACAAACAGGCGATTGTCAACGCTGTGGAATCGGACATCACACTCACCGAACGACTCACGGGCGTTCCCGTGAGCGTGATCACCACGGACTACGTGCGCCGACTCGGCACCAAGGCGGGGCCCTTTGCGCGGTGGATGCTGCGCGGCCGCCGGACCAAGCGCTGGGCGCGTACCTGGTTCGCGCTCAATGCCGTGCGCAAAATGAAGACGTCGCTCAATCAGGGTGTGGGGGAGGCCGAATACTGGCAGGCGGGGCGGAGCGTGGCCGGCATTCACGCCATTGAGCCCGCCGCGCAGATCGTCGCTGAGTTCGCCGCCGCCGCAGCGGCCGCAGGCGTGTAG
- a CDS encoding fused MFS/spermidine synthase produces the protein MSTRQSASAAAPASNALPLLLLLFVGSGLCALIYEVVWFQLLELVIGSSAISLGVLLATFMGGMCIGSLALPRLLPTHHHPLRVYAALELGIGVIGLLVLGLVPLVGALYSPAVGHGAGAIVMRAVVAALCLLPPTILMGATLPAIARWIESSPRGVSWLGFFYGGNTAGAVIGAMFAGFYLLRRYDLSTATFVAAALNAAVAGAAWLLAKNAPSVAQIAPDVADVSFVGRGAGGVAALPFRWVVYVGIALSGLAALGAEVVWTRLLSLMLGASTYTFSIILAVFLAGLGIGSAGGSAMARRLRNPRLAFGWVQALQMVMVAYGAWMIADVLPYWPINPSLAPSPVFTMHLDVTRAAWAVLPSAVLWGASFPLALAAVAGGEADSGRLVGGVYAANTVGAIIGALLFSLVLVPQVGTHGASQALVIVSAVAALLLFASELFSTRIAAQAALVTTLVGAVAIVPRVAEVPALLVAYGRYMVTWLGQLDVVYVGEGMNSSIAVATLKSSGATQFHVAGKVEASNLSQDMKLQRMLAHLPALVHPNPKSVLIVGFGAGVTAGSFVPYPGVEHISICEIEPLIPQVVSTYFKKENNDVMHDHRTEITFDDARSFILTTRDKYDVITSDPIHPWVKGAAALYTKEYFEAVKAHLNPGGVVTQWVPLYESNLEAVKSEVATFLAVFPTGTVWANNMEGKGYDVVLLGQNEPLKIDIPALEQRMRDPKYAAVAASLMEVGFQSPLDLFSTFAASASDLKTWVADAQINRDRNLRLQYLAGTGLNTYEGGPIFSSMVRGRAFPDDLFTATPEWKAALRARIGQ, from the coding sequence ATGTCCACACGCCAATCCGCCTCCGCCGCCGCTCCCGCCAGTAACGCGCTCCCGCTGCTCCTCCTGCTCTTTGTTGGCAGCGGACTTTGCGCCCTCATCTACGAAGTGGTCTGGTTCCAGCTCCTCGAGCTGGTGATCGGCTCTTCGGCCATTTCGCTCGGCGTGCTGCTCGCCACCTTTATGGGTGGGATGTGCATCGGCAGTCTCGCCCTGCCCCGTTTACTTCCCACGCACCATCATCCGCTGCGCGTGTATGCCGCGCTCGAGTTGGGGATTGGCGTGATTGGCTTGCTCGTGCTCGGGCTGGTGCCGTTGGTAGGGGCGCTCTACTCGCCCGCGGTTGGGCACGGAGCCGGAGCGATTGTGATGCGAGCCGTGGTGGCTGCGCTCTGCCTACTCCCCCCCACGATTCTCATGGGGGCCACCCTCCCCGCCATCGCGCGCTGGATTGAGTCGTCGCCGCGCGGTGTGTCGTGGCTTGGGTTCTTCTACGGCGGCAACACGGCGGGCGCGGTGATTGGCGCGATGTTCGCTGGCTTCTACCTCCTGCGCCGCTACGATCTCTCCACCGCCACATTTGTTGCGGCCGCGCTCAACGCCGCCGTAGCCGGTGCCGCGTGGTTGTTGGCAAAGAATGCGCCGAGTGTGGCGCAGATTGCCCCCGATGTGGCTGACGTCTCGTTTGTGGGCCGCGGTGCTGGCGGTGTGGCCGCGTTGCCCTTCCGCTGGGTGGTGTACGTGGGAATCGCGCTCTCAGGCTTGGCGGCATTGGGTGCTGAAGTCGTGTGGACGCGATTGCTCTCGTTGATGCTCGGCGCTTCCACATACACGTTCTCCATTATTCTCGCGGTCTTTCTCGCGGGGCTCGGCATTGGGAGCGCTGGCGGCTCGGCGATGGCGCGTCGGCTGCGCAATCCGCGCCTCGCCTTTGGTTGGGTGCAGGCGCTGCAGATGGTGATGGTGGCCTACGGCGCGTGGATGATCGCCGACGTGCTCCCGTATTGGCCCATCAACCCGTCGCTGGCGCCCAGCCCTGTGTTCACGATGCACCTCGACGTCACGCGCGCTGCCTGGGCCGTATTGCCCTCCGCGGTGCTCTGGGGCGCGAGTTTTCCGCTCGCCCTCGCCGCAGTGGCCGGTGGTGAAGCGGACTCCGGCCGCCTCGTGGGCGGCGTGTACGCGGCCAACACCGTGGGCGCGATTATTGGTGCCTTGCTGTTCAGTCTCGTGCTGGTTCCGCAGGTCGGCACACACGGTGCATCGCAGGCGCTGGTGATTGTGTCTGCCGTCGCTGCGTTGCTGTTGTTTGCGAGCGAACTGTTCTCCACGCGCATCGCGGCGCAGGCGGCGCTCGTCACGACGCTCGTAGGCGCCGTTGCCATCGTCCCCCGCGTGGCCGAAGTACCCGCGCTGTTGGTCGCGTATGGGCGCTACATGGTGACCTGGCTCGGCCAACTCGACGTGGTGTACGTGGGCGAGGGGATGAACTCGTCCATTGCCGTAGCCACGCTCAAGAGCAGCGGCGCCACGCAGTTCCACGTGGCGGGCAAGGTGGAAGCGTCGAACCTCTCGCAGGACATGAAGCTCCAACGGATGCTCGCGCACCTGCCGGCGCTGGTGCATCCGAACCCCAAGTCCGTGTTGATCGTCGGGTTCGGTGCCGGCGTGACGGCGGGTTCGTTCGTCCCCTACCCTGGCGTTGAGCACATTTCCATTTGCGAGATTGAGCCGTTGATTCCGCAGGTGGTGAGCACCTACTTCAAAAAAGAAAACAACGATGTGATGCACGATCATCGCACCGAGATCACCTTTGACGACGCGCGCAGTTTTATTCTCACCACGCGCGACAAGTACGACGTGATCACCTCCGACCCCATTCATCCGTGGGTCAAAGGCGCGGCGGCGCTCTACACCAAGGAATATTTCGAGGCGGTCAAGGCGCACCTGAACCCAGGCGGTGTGGTCACGCAGTGGGTGCCGCTCTACGAGAGCAACCTCGAGGCCGTGAAGAGCGAAGTGGCCACCTTTCTCGCGGTGTTCCCCACCGGCACCGTGTGGGCGAACAACATGGAAGGCAAAGGCTACGACGTGGTGTTGCTCGGCCAGAACGAACCACTCAAGATTGATATTCCGGCGCTCGAGCAGCGCATGCGCGACCCCAAGTACGCTGCGGTTGCCGCGTCGCTCATGGAGGTGGGGTTCCAGTCGCCGCTCGACTTGTTCAGCACGTTTGCAGCCTCCGCGAGCGATCTCAAGACGTGGGTAGCCGACGCGCAGATCAATCGTGACCGGAACTTGCGGTTGCAGTACTTGGCCGGGACTGGGCTCAACACGTACGAAGGCGGACCGATCTTTTCGTCGATGGTGCGTGGGCGGGCGTTTCCGGATGATTTGTTTACGGCGACGCCGGAGTGGAAGGCCGCGTTGCGGGCGCGGATTGGGCAATAG
- a CDS encoding SusC/RagA family TonB-linked outer membrane protein has product MRVAAQRTLVRVFLFSFALLLGSAAAAQAQATITGRVTAEDNKEPIGDARVIALGTNVFTVTNAEGRYTLRNVPAGAREIRVLRVGYTEMKKTVTVPASGNVTLDFSLAASVVKLQEVVTTATGEQRKVELGNTVATIDVASRVAEAPVKNFGDLLAAKAPGVQVLPSNMTAGGSRVRIRGTNSVALSNDPIYVIDGIRMTSGNGTNIGVGGTAPNRVNDINPEEIENIEIVKGPSAATLYGTDAANGVIVITTKRGRAGAPRWTVFGEHGVINDRNDYPAQYAILGKTPGSTTQRKCLLKELSVSNSTQCVMDSVSVNNIFKNQDLTMIKLGVRDNYGAQVSGGTENVRYFVSIDNQKETGPFGMPAFSDRRLQDTKTAILGEWGRPNALGQTSFRANMNIAVSPKLDLTVSTGFVRLDQRLPQVDNNVNSFWYNAMMGPGWQGAGPGYTGVGSLGQPLMGYLSFTPAEMFQYTTSQNLQRFISSVNANWRPLGWLQARADVGMDLSDRDDYQLIRFGQGSDFGTNRLGTAADSRANIRNFTSNFSGTATWQPRSWLNVKSTVGVQYINFKNDATTARGSTLPPGAQTPATGTIPSIGSGTTQQNTLGAFIEEQAAIRDRLYVTAAVRSDQNSAFGTNFQRAYYPKASLSWVASDEDFFPRLKWLDQLRLRVSSGASGVQPGPTDALRSYSTTTTSIAGTDISGLRSNLLGNPELKPERTSETELGFDAKLLNSRVNLEVTYYNKHTEDALFSLTIAPSAGTNVSSVRYNLGGTQNTGIEMLLNAQVVDRRALGIDMTLSLSHNGNKLVSLGKDFTGKPLPTVGLNTTVQQAAGYPVSGYWSRPFTYADANNDGIITPNEVQIDTVWRFRGYSQPRDEISLTTGVELLQRRLRINILADYKGGSNLFNNEEGFLCQQSTSCPYTSTLHPSLYNQARTVAERDFGTLNTQWGYAEPLRFWRLREVSATYTLADQWATRYLRAKGASINLGVRNIKVWTKYTGVDPEANYSESNTQQTLLTAGPPTYFQFRLNLRY; this is encoded by the coding sequence GGTGCGCGTGTTCTTGTTCTCGTTTGCTCTGCTTCTGGGGTCCGCAGCTGCGGCCCAGGCGCAGGCGACGATTACGGGACGCGTCACCGCCGAGGACAACAAGGAGCCGATCGGGGATGCCCGAGTTATCGCTCTTGGTACGAACGTGTTTACGGTCACGAACGCAGAGGGGCGGTATACCCTGCGGAACGTGCCCGCCGGCGCGCGAGAGATTCGCGTGCTGCGCGTGGGCTACACCGAAATGAAGAAGACCGTCACCGTGCCCGCCTCGGGTAACGTGACGCTCGACTTCTCGCTCGCGGCCTCCGTTGTGAAACTGCAGGAAGTCGTCACCACGGCAACGGGTGAGCAGCGTAAGGTCGAGCTCGGCAACACGGTCGCCACGATCGACGTGGCCAGCCGCGTGGCCGAAGCCCCGGTCAAGAACTTCGGCGATCTGCTCGCGGCCAAGGCGCCGGGCGTGCAGGTGCTCCCGTCGAACATGACCGCTGGTGGTAGCCGCGTGCGTATCCGCGGTACCAACTCCGTGGCACTCTCCAACGACCCGATCTACGTCATCGACGGCATCCGTATGACGTCGGGTAACGGCACGAACATCGGCGTGGGTGGCACGGCGCCGAACCGCGTGAACGACATCAACCCGGAAGAAATCGAGAACATCGAAATCGTAAAGGGTCCGTCGGCCGCCACGCTGTACGGCACGGACGCCGCCAACGGCGTCATCGTCATCACGACCAAGCGTGGTCGTGCCGGCGCCCCGCGCTGGACGGTGTTTGGTGAGCACGGCGTCATCAACGACCGCAATGACTATCCGGCTCAGTACGCCATCCTCGGCAAGACCCCGGGTTCCACCACGCAGCGCAAGTGCCTGCTCAAGGAACTCTCGGTGTCGAACTCCACGCAGTGCGTGATGGACAGCGTCTCGGTCAACAACATCTTCAAGAATCAAGATCTCACGATGATCAAGCTGGGCGTCCGTGACAACTACGGCGCGCAGGTGAGCGGCGGCACGGAGAACGTCCGCTACTTCGTGAGCATCGACAACCAGAAGGAAACGGGGCCGTTCGGTATGCCGGCCTTCAGCGACCGTCGCCTGCAGGACACCAAGACCGCGATCCTCGGTGAGTGGGGCCGTCCGAACGCCCTTGGTCAGACGTCGTTCCGCGCCAACATGAACATCGCCGTGAGCCCGAAGCTCGACCTTACCGTGAGCACTGGCTTCGTGCGCCTCGACCAGCGCCTGCCGCAGGTCGACAACAACGTGAACAGCTTCTGGTACAACGCGATGATGGGACCGGGTTGGCAGGGTGCCGGCCCAGGCTACACGGGCGTCGGCTCGCTGGGCCAGCCGCTGATGGGTTACCTCAGCTTCACGCCCGCCGAAATGTTCCAGTACACCACGAGCCAGAACCTGCAGCGCTTCATTAGCTCAGTGAACGCCAACTGGCGTCCGCTCGGCTGGCTCCAGGCTCGTGCTGACGTCGGCATGGATCTTTCCGATCGTGACGACTACCAGCTCATCCGCTTTGGCCAGGGCTCGGACTTCGGTACGAACCGCCTTGGTACCGCGGCCGATTCGCGCGCCAATATCCGTAACTTCACCTCGAACTTCAGCGGCACCGCCACCTGGCAGCCGCGCTCCTGGTTGAACGTGAAGTCCACGGTCGGCGTGCAGTACATCAACTTCAAGAACGACGCGACCACCGCGCGCGGCAGCACGTTGCCGCCGGGCGCCCAGACGCCGGCGACGGGCACCATTCCGTCCATCGGCTCGGGCACGACGCAGCAGAACACGCTGGGTGCTTTCATTGAAGAGCAGGCCGCGATTCGCGACCGTCTCTACGTGACGGCCGCCGTCCGCTCCGACCAGAACTCCGCGTTCGGCACGAACTTCCAGCGCGCGTACTACCCCAAGGCCTCGCTCTCGTGGGTGGCCTCGGACGAAGACTTCTTCCCGCGCCTGAAGTGGCTCGACCAGCTCCGCCTGCGCGTGTCGTCCGGTGCTTCCGGCGTGCAGCCGGGCCCGACGGACGCCCTGCGTTCCTACTCGACCACCACGACCTCGATCGCCGGCACGGATATCTCGGGCCTGCGCTCGAACCTCCTCGGCAATCCGGAGCTCAAGCCGGAACGCACGTCGGAGACCGAACTCGGCTTTGACGCCAAGCTGCTCAACAGCCGCGTGAACCTCGAAGTCACGTACTACAACAAGCACACCGAAGACGCGCTGTTCAGCCTCACGATCGCGCCGTCGGCTGGTACGAACGTGTCGAGCGTCCGCTACAACCTCGGCGGCACGCAGAACACCGGCATCGAAATGCTCCTCAACGCGCAGGTGGTTGACCGTCGCGCGCTGGGCATCGACATGACGCTCTCCCTCTCGCACAACGGCAACAAGCTGGTGTCGCTTGGTAAGGACTTCACCGGCAAGCCGCTGCCGACGGTGGGCCTCAACACGACCGTGCAGCAGGCCGCCGGCTATCCGGTGTCTGGCTACTGGTCGCGTCCGTTCACGTATGCGGATGCCAACAACGACGGCATCATCACGCCGAACGAAGTGCAGATCGACACGGTGTGGCGTTTCCGTGGCTATTCGCAGCCGCGCGACGAAATCTCGCTCACGACGGGCGTGGAACTGCTCCAGCGTCGTCTGCGCATCAACATCTTGGCCGACTACAAGGGTGGTTCGAACCTCTTCAACAACGAAGAAGGGTTCCTCTGCCAGCAGTCGACGAGCTGTCCGTACACCTCGACGCTGCATCCGTCGCTGTACAACCAGGCGCGGACGGTGGCCGAGCGCGATTTCGGCACGCTGAACACGCAGTGGGGCTACGCCGAGCCGCTCCGGTTCTGGCGTCTCCGTGAAGTGTCGGCGACGTACACGCTCGCTGATCAGTGGGCCACGCGTTACCTGCGTGCCAAGGGCGCCAGCATCAACCTCGGCGTCCGTAACATCAAGGTGTGGACCAAGTACACGGGTGTGGATCCGGAAGCGAACTACAGCGAGTCCAACACGCAGCAGACGCTGCTGACGGCGGGCCCGCCGACGTACTTCCAGTTCCGCCTCAATCTCCGTTACTAA